A single genomic interval of Saccharothrix saharensis harbors:
- a CDS encoding glutamate synthase subunit beta → MADPYGFLKHSRSEPKKRPAAERLGDWNEVYLDVPAEQRDAEVRTQATRCMDCGIPFCHSGAAGCPLGNLIPEWNDLVRRGDWESAADRLHATNNFPEFTGRLCPAPCEAACVLSISHDAGGPVAIKRVEQAIADVSWDQGLVKPAQSQVSSGRRVAVVGSGPAGLAAAQQLTRAGHEVTVFERDDRLGGLLRYGIPEFKMEKKVLDRRLAQLRKEGTKFVTGCEVGVDLTVEELRSEFDAVVLAVGALRGRDDTTTPGRSLRGIHLAMEHLVPANRACEGDGPAAIDAAGKHVVIIGGGDTGADCYGTASRQGAASVLQLDQYPMPPSNRDDARSPWPTWPWILRTYPAHEEAGERKFAVAVEEFIGDEDGHVRQIRLRKVRVEKDASGRRQVVPTSEEVEVLPADLVLLAIGFEGVEHMPLLDGLGIELTTRGTISCGSDWQTRSPGVFVCGDAHRGASLVVWAIAEGRSVANAVDRFLTGSSDLPSPVIPNMLPLAVV, encoded by the coding sequence GTGGCTGACCCGTACGGTTTCCTCAAGCACTCCCGCTCCGAGCCGAAGAAGCGGCCCGCCGCCGAGCGGCTCGGCGACTGGAACGAGGTGTACCTCGACGTCCCCGCCGAGCAGCGGGACGCCGAGGTGCGCACGCAGGCGACGCGCTGCATGGACTGCGGCATCCCGTTCTGCCACTCCGGGGCGGCCGGGTGCCCGCTGGGCAACCTGATCCCCGAGTGGAACGACCTGGTGCGCCGGGGCGACTGGGAGTCCGCGGCGGACCGGCTGCACGCGACGAACAACTTCCCCGAGTTCACCGGCCGGCTGTGCCCCGCGCCGTGCGAGGCGGCGTGCGTGCTGTCGATCAGCCACGACGCGGGCGGCCCGGTCGCGATCAAGCGGGTCGAGCAGGCCATCGCCGACGTGTCCTGGGACCAGGGGTTGGTCAAGCCCGCGCAGTCGCAGGTGTCGTCGGGTCGCAGGGTCGCGGTCGTCGGGTCCGGTCCGGCGGGGCTCGCGGCGGCCCAGCAGCTCACCCGGGCGGGCCACGAGGTCACCGTGTTCGAGCGGGACGACCGGCTCGGCGGGCTGCTCCGCTACGGCATCCCCGAGTTCAAGATGGAGAAGAAGGTCCTCGACCGGCGGCTCGCGCAGCTCCGCAAGGAGGGCACGAAGTTCGTCACCGGCTGCGAGGTCGGCGTGGACCTGACCGTGGAGGAGCTGCGGTCGGAGTTCGACGCGGTGGTGCTCGCGGTCGGCGCGCTGCGCGGCCGTGACGACACGACCACGCCGGGGCGTTCCCTGCGGGGCATCCACCTGGCCATGGAGCACCTCGTGCCGGCGAACCGGGCCTGCGAGGGCGACGGGCCGGCCGCGATCGACGCCGCGGGCAAGCACGTCGTGATCATCGGCGGCGGCGACACCGGCGCGGACTGCTATGGCACGGCGTCCCGGCAGGGCGCGGCATCGGTGCTCCAGCTCGACCAGTACCCGATGCCGCCGTCCAACCGGGACGACGCGCGCTCGCCGTGGCCGACGTGGCCGTGGATCCTGCGCACCTACCCCGCGCACGAGGAGGCGGGGGAGCGGAAGTTCGCGGTCGCGGTGGAGGAGTTCATCGGCGACGAGGACGGGCACGTGCGGCAGATCCGGCTGCGCAAGGTGCGGGTGGAGAAGGACGCCTCCGGCCGCCGCCAGGTCGTGCCGACGTCGGAGGAGGTCGAGGTGCTGCCGGCGGACCTGGTGCTGCTGGCCATCGGCTTCGAGGGCGTCGAGCACATGCCGCTGCTCGACGGGCTCGGCATCGAGCTCACCACGCGCGGCACGATCTCGTGCGGCTCGGACTGGCAGACCCGGTCGCCCGGCGTGTTCGTCTGCGGTGACGCGCACCGCGGCGCGTCGCTGGTCGTGTGGGCCATCGCGGAGGGCCGTTCGGTGGCCAACGCGGTGGACCGCTTCCTGACCGGCTCGTCCGACCTGCCGTCCCCGGTCATCCCCAACATGCTCCCGCTGGCCGTCGTGTAA
- the gltB gene encoding glutamate synthase large subunit: MIFSAIPSPQGLYDPAAERDACGVAMVADIKGRRSHDIVVDALTALANLEHRGAAGAEPTSGDGAGILLQLPDAFLREVLDFELPEAGAYAAGIAFLPADGEQRAKAVALVERIAAEEGLEVLGWRDVPTAADHAGVGPTARSVMPHFAMLLVRGETGPRDVELDRLTFALRKRVEHESAAADVGTYFPSLSSRTIVYKGMLTTGQLPAFFPDLRDERLASAIALVHSRFSTNTFPSWPLAHPFRYVAHNGEINTVRGNRNRMRAREALLASDLIPGDLSRLFPICHPEGSDSASFDEVLELLHLGGRSLPHAVLMMIPEAWENHTSMDPKRRAFYEFHASLMEPWDGPACVTFTDGSLVGAVLDRNGLRPARWWQTADGRVVLASETGVLDVPADQVVAKGRLQPGKMFLVDTVEGRLVEDDEVKSKLADELPYDEWLHAGLLELADLADREHVVQSHESVVRRQLTFGYTEEELRVLLAPMSTNGAEPLGSMGTDTPVAALSQRSRLLYDYFVQNFAQVTNPPLDAIREEIVTSVSRVMGPEQNLLEPGPVSCRHIKLTYPVIDNDELAKLIHINDDGDLPGFACTVLSGLYEVDGGGAALAAAVERVRREASEAIANGARTLVLSDRDSDHRMAPIPSLLLVSAVHHHLVRTKERLRVALVVETGDAREVHHIAALLGYGAAAVNPYLAFETIEDMISTGAVTGIEPRKAVRNYVTALVKGTLKIMSKMGVSTVGAYTAAQVFEAVGLSKDLLDEYFTGTVSKLGGADLDVLAEEVAQRHRRAHPDNPTDRAHRRLEVGGEYAYRREGELHLFTPETVFLLQHATKTGKQDVYRRYTEEVERLSREGGTLRGLFSFAAEGRTPIPIDEVEPVSAIVKRFNTGAMSYGSISAEAHETLAIAMNRLGGRSNSGEGGEDPERLYDPERRSAVKQVASGRFGVTSEYLVNATDIQIKMAQGAKPGEGGQLPAYKVYPWIARTRHSTPGVGLISPPPHHDIYSIEDLAQLIHDLKNANEQARVHVKLVSEVGVGTVAAGVAKAHADVVLISGHDGGTGASPLNSLKHAGTPWEIGLAETQQTLLLNGLRDRITVQVDGAMRTGRDVVVAALLGAEEFGFATAPLIVEGCVMMRVCHLDTCPVGIATQNPELRKRFTGQADHVVNFFHFVAEEVRELLASLGFRTIDEAVGHAELLKTDEAIEHWKAAGLDLSPVFEVPETPYRTAKRKVREQDHGLAQALDRTLLQLADAALNDARPVRLELPLRNVNRTVGTLLGAEVTRRFGGDGLPDDTIHVTFTGSAGQSLGAFIPRGVTLEMIGDANDYVGKGLSGGRIVVRPHPDAPFAAERQVIAGNVIGYGATAGEIFLRGRVGERFCVRNSGALAVAEGVGDHAFEYMTGGRAVVLGPTGRNLAAGMSGGIAYVLDLDPAAVNTAMVELQRPGAEDLRWLREVVERHHQLTGSAVAASLLGDWPRRSASFTKVMPGDYQRVLEAMRLARAEGRDVDQAIMEASRG, encoded by the coding sequence GTGATCTTCTCCGCCATCCCGTCCCCGCAGGGGCTCTACGACCCCGCCGCGGAACGTGACGCTTGCGGTGTGGCGATGGTCGCCGACATCAAGGGCCGGCGCTCGCACGACATCGTCGTCGACGCGCTCACCGCGCTGGCCAACCTGGAGCACCGCGGCGCCGCGGGCGCCGAGCCGACCAGCGGCGACGGTGCCGGGATCCTGCTGCAACTGCCGGACGCGTTCCTCCGCGAGGTGCTGGACTTCGAGCTGCCGGAGGCGGGCGCGTACGCGGCGGGCATCGCGTTCCTCCCCGCAGACGGGGAGCAGCGCGCGAAGGCCGTGGCGCTGGTCGAGCGCATCGCCGCCGAGGAAGGTCTGGAGGTCCTGGGCTGGCGCGACGTGCCCACGGCCGCCGACCACGCCGGCGTCGGCCCGACCGCCCGGTCGGTGATGCCGCACTTCGCGATGCTGCTCGTCCGCGGTGAGACCGGCCCGCGCGACGTCGAGCTGGACCGCCTCACGTTCGCCCTGCGCAAGCGGGTCGAGCACGAGAGCGCGGCGGCCGACGTCGGCACGTACTTCCCGTCGCTGTCGTCGCGGACGATCGTCTACAAGGGCATGCTGACCACGGGCCAGCTGCCCGCGTTCTTCCCCGACCTGCGCGACGAGCGGCTGGCCAGCGCGATCGCCCTGGTCCACTCCCGCTTCTCCACCAACACGTTCCCGTCGTGGCCGCTGGCGCACCCGTTCCGGTACGTCGCCCACAACGGTGAGATCAACACGGTCCGGGGCAACCGCAACCGGATGCGGGCCCGCGAGGCGCTGCTGGCCTCCGACCTCATCCCGGGCGACCTGAGCAGGCTGTTCCCGATCTGCCACCCGGAGGGCTCGGACTCGGCGAGCTTCGACGAGGTGCTGGAGCTGCTGCACCTGGGCGGCCGGAGCCTGCCGCACGCGGTGCTGATGATGATCCCCGAGGCGTGGGAGAACCACACCTCGATGGACCCGAAGCGCCGCGCGTTCTACGAGTTCCACGCGAGCCTGATGGAGCCGTGGGACGGACCGGCCTGCGTCACGTTCACCGACGGCTCGCTGGTCGGCGCGGTGCTCGACCGCAACGGCCTGCGCCCGGCCCGCTGGTGGCAGACGGCCGACGGCCGCGTGGTGCTGGCCTCGGAGACCGGTGTGCTGGACGTGCCGGCGGACCAGGTGGTCGCCAAGGGCCGGTTGCAGCCCGGGAAGATGTTCCTGGTCGACACGGTCGAGGGTCGCCTCGTCGAGGACGACGAGGTGAAGTCGAAGCTGGCCGACGAGCTGCCCTACGACGAGTGGCTGCACGCCGGTCTGCTGGAGCTGGCCGACCTGGCCGACCGCGAGCACGTGGTGCAGAGCCACGAGTCCGTCGTGCGCCGCCAGCTCACGTTCGGCTACACCGAGGAGGAGCTCCGGGTCCTGCTCGCCCCGATGTCGACCAACGGCGCGGAACCGCTGGGCTCCATGGGCACCGACACGCCCGTGGCGGCGCTCTCGCAGCGCTCCCGGCTGCTCTACGACTACTTCGTGCAGAACTTCGCCCAGGTCACCAACCCGCCGCTGGACGCGATCCGCGAGGAGATCGTCACCAGCGTGTCCCGGGTGATGGGGCCGGAGCAGAACCTGCTCGAGCCGGGCCCGGTCAGCTGCCGGCACATCAAGCTGACCTACCCGGTGATCGACAACGACGAGCTGGCCAAGCTCATCCACATCAACGACGACGGCGACCTGCCCGGCTTCGCCTGCACCGTCCTCTCCGGACTGTACGAAGTGGATGGTGGCGGCGCGGCGCTGGCGGCGGCGGTCGAGCGGGTGCGCCGGGAGGCGTCCGAGGCGATCGCGAACGGCGCCCGCACGCTCGTGCTGTCCGACCGGGACTCCGACCACCGGATGGCGCCGATCCCGTCGCTGCTGCTGGTCTCCGCGGTGCACCACCACCTGGTGCGCACCAAGGAGCGGCTGCGCGTGGCGCTGGTGGTGGAGACCGGTGACGCCCGCGAGGTGCACCACATCGCCGCGCTGCTGGGCTACGGCGCGGCCGCGGTGAACCCGTACCTGGCGTTCGAGACGATCGAAGACATGATCAGCACCGGCGCGGTGACCGGCATCGAGCCGCGCAAGGCCGTGCGGAACTACGTGACCGCGCTGGTCAAGGGCACGTTGAAGATCATGTCGAAGATGGGCGTCTCGACCGTCGGCGCGTACACGGCGGCGCAGGTGTTCGAGGCCGTCGGCCTGTCGAAGGACCTGCTGGACGAGTACTTCACCGGCACGGTGTCGAAGCTGGGCGGCGCGGACCTGGACGTGCTGGCCGAGGAGGTCGCGCAGCGCCACCGCCGCGCGCACCCGGACAACCCGACCGACCGGGCTCACCGCCGGCTCGAGGTGGGCGGCGAGTACGCCTACCGCCGCGAGGGCGAGCTGCACCTGTTCACGCCGGAGACGGTGTTCCTGCTCCAGCACGCCACGAAGACCGGCAAGCAGGACGTGTACCGGCGCTACACCGAAGAGGTGGAGCGGCTGTCCCGCGAGGGCGGCACGTTGCGCGGGCTGTTCTCGTTCGCCGCCGAGGGCCGCACCCCGATCCCGATCGACGAGGTCGAGCCGGTCTCCGCGATCGTCAAGCGGTTCAACACCGGCGCCATGTCGTACGGGTCGATCTCGGCGGAGGCGCACGAGACGCTGGCCATCGCGATGAACCGGCTCGGCGGCCGGTCCAACAGCGGCGAGGGCGGCGAGGACCCGGAGCGCCTGTACGACCCGGAGCGGCGCAGCGCGGTCAAGCAGGTCGCGTCCGGCCGGTTCGGCGTCACCAGCGAGTACCTGGTCAACGCCACCGACATCCAGATCAAGATGGCGCAGGGCGCGAAGCCCGGCGAGGGCGGCCAGCTGCCCGCCTACAAGGTGTACCCGTGGATCGCGCGGACCCGGCACTCCACGCCGGGCGTCGGCCTGATCTCCCCGCCGCCGCACCACGACATCTACTCGATCGAGGACCTGGCGCAGCTGATCCACGACCTGAAGAACGCCAACGAGCAGGCCCGCGTGCACGTGAAGCTGGTCAGCGAGGTCGGCGTCGGCACGGTCGCGGCGGGCGTGGCGAAGGCGCACGCGGACGTGGTGCTGATCTCGGGCCACGACGGCGGCACCGGCGCGTCGCCGCTGAACTCGCTCAAGCACGCGGGCACGCCGTGGGAGATCGGGCTGGCCGAGACCCAGCAGACGTTGCTGCTCAACGGTCTGCGCGACCGGATCACGGTGCAGGTCGACGGCGCGATGCGCACCGGCCGCGACGTGGTGGTGGCCGCACTGCTCGGCGCGGAGGAGTTCGGCTTCGCGACCGCGCCGCTGATCGTCGAGGGCTGCGTGATGATGCGGGTCTGCCACCTCGACACCTGCCCGGTCGGCATCGCCACGCAGAACCCGGAGCTGCGCAAGCGGTTCACCGGCCAGGCCGACCACGTGGTCAACTTCTTCCACTTCGTGGCCGAGGAAGTGCGGGAACTGCTGGCGTCACTGGGTTTCCGCACGATCGACGAGGCCGTGGGCCACGCCGAGCTGCTCAAGACCGACGAGGCGATCGAGCACTGGAAGGCGGCCGGACTGGACCTGTCGCCGGTGTTCGAGGTGCCCGAGACGCCGTACCGCACGGCCAAGCGCAAGGTCCGCGAGCAGGACCACGGCCTGGCGCAGGCGCTGGACCGCACGCTGCTCCAGCTCGCCGACGCGGCGCTCAACGACGCCCGCCCGGTGCGGCTGGAACTGCCGCTGCGCAACGTCAACCGCACCGTCGGCACGCTGCTCGGCGCGGAGGTCACCCGCCGGTTCGGCGGCGACGGCCTGCCCGACGACACGATCCACGTGACGTTCACCGGCTCGGCGGGCCAGTCGCTGGGCGCGTTCATCCCGCGCGGCGTCACGCTGGAGATGATCGGCGACGCCAACGACTACGTCGGCAAGGGCCTGTCCGGCGGCCGGATCGTCGTCCGGCCGCACCCGGACGCGCCGTTCGCGGCCGAGCGGCAGGTCATCGCGGGCAACGTGATCGGCTACGGCGCCACGGCCGGCGAGATCTTCCTGCGCGGACGCGTCGGCGAGCGGTTCTGCGTGCGCAACTCGGGCGCGCTGGCCGTCGCCGAGGGCGTGGGCGACCACGCGTTCGAGTACATGACCGGCGGCCGGGCCGTGGTGCTCGGCCCGACCGGCCGCAACCTGGCCGCGGGCATGTCCGGCGGCATCGCCTACGTGCTCGACCTCGACCCGGCCGCGGTCAACACCGCGATGGTCGAGCTCCAGCGGCCCGGCGCGGAGGACCTGCGCTGGCTGCGCGAAGTGGTGGAACGCCACCACCAGCTCACCGGTTCGGCGGTGGCCGCGTCGCTGCTCGGCGACTGGCCCCGGCGTTCCGCGTCGTTCACCAAGGTCATGCCCGGTGACTACCAGCGCGTGCTCGAAGCGATGAGGCTCGCCCGCGCGGAAGGCAGGGACGTCGACCAGGCGATCATGGAGGCCTCCCGTGGCTGA
- a CDS encoding DUF397 domain-containing protein has protein sequence MFRKSSYSGEEGNNCVEVWRTAESVAVRDSKVPHGDVLRVSPVAFDQLVKAPGRG, from the coding sequence GTGTTCCGTAAGTCGAGTTACAGCGGCGAAGAGGGCAACAACTGCGTCGAGGTGTGGCGCACGGCGGAGTCGGTGGCGGTGCGGGACAGCAAGGTGCCGCACGGTGACGTGCTGCGGGTGAGCCCGGTGGCGTTCGACCAGTTGGTGAAGGCACCGGGTCGCGGCTGA
- a CDS encoding VanZ family protein: protein MGPRILPFVVAVSLSVIVLFTPASGVPTAPPGTDKVVHFVLFALLMGTGRYARLPSGPLAVGLSGYAAVSEVLQWLITALHRGGDVLDALVDVAGVAFGYLVTRRLAVSGGSRPR from the coding sequence GTGGGCCCCAGAATCCTTCCGTTCGTGGTCGCGGTGTCGCTCAGCGTCATCGTGCTGTTCACCCCTGCTTCAGGTGTGCCCACGGCACCGCCCGGCACGGACAAGGTGGTGCACTTCGTGCTGTTCGCCCTGCTCATGGGCACCGGGCGCTACGCGCGGCTGCCATCCGGACCACTGGCCGTCGGCTTGTCGGGTTACGCCGCGGTCTCGGAAGTGTTGCAGTGGCTCATCACCGCGCTGCACCGCGGCGGGGACGTCCTGGACGCCCTGGTGGACGTGGCCGGCGTCGCGTTCGGCTACCTCGTCACGCGGCGCCTCGCGGTCAGCGGCGGAAGCCGACCTCGGTGA
- a CDS encoding trypsin-like serine protease: MAFAGALLATVGLVSTASASTPEGVELGSSDTEAGVTAARHSGLRGVSAYEGTGVPADVTAYGAQRVPAGHRIRGYATPTGDVGIQSIIGADNRVRVNPTTSFPAGATVLITRTVDGVERQHCTGWMFGASLVLTAGHCVYNQTSGWYTGQLKFYPGANGTTYPYGSCTAATLRSNTGWTTDGSADADYGGATLNCSVGNTTGWYGAYWTTASLNGTSTTIQGYPGDKAQQQWTHTDQVRESGSLRLYYDNDTVGGNSGSSVHTVRASGSSGCSGRCSLAFHAYGVGSNGHNSGPRITESRFNLVIGWR; this comes from the coding sequence ATGGCGTTCGCCGGCGCATTGCTGGCCACCGTCGGATTGGTCTCGACGGCGTCCGCGAGCACGCCCGAGGGCGTGGAGCTGGGCTCCAGCGACACCGAGGCGGGGGTGACGGCGGCCCGGCACAGCGGGCTGCGGGGCGTCTCCGCGTACGAGGGCACCGGCGTGCCCGCCGACGTGACCGCGTACGGCGCGCAGCGCGTGCCGGCCGGCCACCGCATCCGGGGCTACGCCACGCCCACCGGCGACGTCGGCATCCAGTCGATCATCGGCGCGGACAACCGGGTGCGGGTCAACCCGACCACGAGCTTCCCGGCCGGCGCCACCGTGCTCATCACCCGCACCGTCGACGGCGTCGAGCGGCAGCACTGCACCGGCTGGATGTTCGGCGCGAGCCTCGTGCTGACCGCCGGCCACTGCGTCTACAACCAGACCAGCGGCTGGTACACCGGCCAGCTCAAGTTCTACCCCGGCGCGAACGGCACCACCTACCCGTACGGCTCCTGCACCGCGGCGACCCTGCGGTCCAACACCGGCTGGACGACCGACGGCAGCGCCGACGCCGACTACGGCGGCGCGACGCTGAACTGCTCGGTCGGCAACACCACCGGCTGGTACGGCGCGTACTGGACCACGGCGTCGCTCAACGGCACCTCCACCACGATCCAGGGCTACCCCGGCGACAAGGCCCAGCAGCAGTGGACCCACACCGACCAGGTGCGGGAGAGCGGGTCGCTGCGGCTCTACTACGACAACGACACCGTGGGCGGCAACAGCGGCAGCTCCGTGCACACCGTGCGGGCCTCCGGCTCGTCGGGCTGCTCGGGCCGGTGCTCGCTCGCGTTCCACGCCTACGGCGTCGGCTCCAACGGCCACAACAGCGGGCCGCGCATCACCGAGAGCCGGTTCAACCTGGTCATCGGCTGGCGCTGA
- a CDS encoding helicase-associated domain-containing protein, translating to MGRKTALAGWLRELDAGQIRDLLALRKDAADRRPPSLRALADELTTTASVRAAVDGLDQGCRDVLDTALRLGDEAGVEALAERLRCNGKASRAELKRALGALRARALVWPAAGRLVCSPGLRPLEDEPPRRITPAPRTPRRVPQDRGFADRAAITPATSTVDGVTRLVDLCDVELVACRGVVGLRELRRLAALLRADEGRARLWVGLAVEARLLAVDDGRLVPTVRSDAWRAESPADRLASLALAWPRLTWTPGRQRPASAEVSSADSGDRTRRGLLERYARLGADEAYEHRHEVVAELVWALPAAHGRAATEAALVEAESVGLVALGAATALGRAVLAGGVAEVAARFVPPTATTAHLRPDLTAVVGGLPSRELSAVLDLAADGTAGGWRFSGASVRRALDAGHEPDALLARLVSVAEHGVPPTLAHLVREVARQHGRITVTPVACCVRAEDPALVGEIAAHPALAQLALQPLGPTVLASAKPAAETLALLRAAGYAPTTSTADGTAVVERVPRRRVEPPPVRGATGGWRAPLTEQELAKLAAALVERERPRPKFVLPPAESQRMGAVRLLRDQSLVLRDSEVVLLAEALVSRTSVEIAVASGPRTTVKHVITPVDHAAGNLKANCAPRGEHREFPVSRIRSVRAVTGV from the coding sequence GTGGGTAGGAAAACGGCGCTGGCCGGATGGCTGCGCGAGCTCGACGCCGGCCAGATCCGGGACCTCCTGGCGCTGCGCAAGGACGCCGCCGACCGCCGACCCCCCTCGTTGCGGGCGCTGGCGGACGAGCTGACCACGACGGCGTCGGTGCGGGCCGCGGTCGACGGGCTCGACCAGGGGTGCCGGGACGTGCTGGACACCGCGCTGCGGCTGGGCGACGAGGCCGGTGTGGAGGCGTTGGCGGAACGGTTGCGCTGCAACGGGAAGGCCTCGCGGGCGGAGCTGAAGCGGGCGCTGGGCGCGTTGCGGGCCAGGGCACTGGTGTGGCCGGCGGCGGGTCGGCTGGTCTGCTCGCCGGGGTTGCGCCCGCTGGAGGACGAGCCGCCGCGCCGCATCACGCCCGCGCCGCGCACGCCCCGCCGCGTGCCGCAGGACCGCGGTTTCGCCGACCGGGCCGCGATCACCCCCGCCACGTCCACTGTGGACGGCGTCACGCGCCTGGTCGACCTGTGCGACGTGGAGCTGGTGGCGTGCCGCGGTGTGGTGGGGTTGCGGGAGCTGCGGCGGCTCGCGGCCCTGCTGCGGGCGGACGAGGGCCGGGCGCGGCTGTGGGTCGGGTTGGCCGTGGAGGCACGGCTGCTCGCGGTGGACGACGGCAGGCTGGTGCCGACGGTCCGGTCGGACGCGTGGCGCGCCGAGTCGCCCGCGGACCGGCTGGCGTCGTTGGCCCTGGCGTGGCCGCGGCTGACGTGGACGCCGGGCAGGCAGCGGCCGGCGTCGGCGGAGGTGTCCTCGGCGGACTCGGGCGACCGGACCCGGCGCGGGTTGCTGGAGCGGTACGCGCGGTTGGGCGCGGACGAGGCGTACGAGCACCGGCACGAGGTGGTCGCCGAGCTGGTGTGGGCGTTGCCCGCCGCGCACGGGCGCGCGGCGACCGAGGCGGCGTTGGTGGAGGCCGAGTCGGTGGGGTTGGTGGCGCTGGGCGCGGCGACGGCGCTGGGCCGCGCGGTGCTGGCGGGCGGGGTGGCGGAGGTGGCGGCCCGGTTCGTGCCGCCCACCGCGACGACCGCCCACCTGCGGCCCGACCTGACCGCGGTGGTGGGCGGGTTGCCGTCGCGGGAGCTGAGCGCGGTGCTGGACCTGGCCGCGGACGGCACGGCGGGCGGCTGGCGGTTCAGCGGCGCCAGCGTGCGGCGGGCGTTGGACGCGGGGCACGAGCCGGACGCGCTGCTGGCTCGGTTGGTGTCGGTGGCCGAGCACGGCGTGCCGCCGACGCTGGCGCACCTGGTGCGGGAGGTGGCGCGGCAGCACGGCCGGATCACGGTGACGCCGGTGGCGTGCTGCGTGCGGGCGGAGGACCCCGCGCTGGTGGGCGAGATCGCCGCGCACCCGGCGTTGGCGCAGTTGGCGTTGCAGCCGCTGGGTCCGACGGTGCTGGCTTCGGCGAAGCCCGCCGCGGAGACGCTGGCGCTGTTGCGCGCGGCCGGTTACGCGCCGACGACGTCGACCGCGGACGGCACGGCGGTGGTGGAGCGGGTGCCGCGGCGTCGCGTCGAGCCGCCGCCGGTGCGCGGTGCGACCGGTGGGTGGCGTGCGCCGCTGACCGAGCAGGAGCTGGCGAAGCTGGCGGCGGCGCTGGTGGAGCGGGAGCGGCCGAGGCCGAAGTTCGTGCTGCCGCCCGCGGAGTCGCAGCGGATGGGGGCGGTGCGGCTGCTGCGGGACCAGTCGCTGGTGCTGCGCGACTCGGAGGTCGTGCTGCTGGCGGAGGCGCTGGTGAGCCGCACGTCGGTGGAGATCGCGGTGGCCAGCGGCCCGCGGACCACGGTGAAGCACGTCATCACGCCCGTGGACCACGCCGCGGGCAACCTCAAGGCCAACTGCGCCCCGCGCGGCGAGCACCGCGAGTTCCCGGTCAGCCGCATCCGCTCGGTGCGCGCGGTGACCGGCGTGTGA
- a CDS encoding carboxypeptidase-like regulatory domain-containing protein yields MRRAHLALLIGVLALGACGGESPTSDAGTPPPVTAQATVTGVVTDSAGRPVTGALVQPKSLDDPAHPVPELAVLSGPDGRYAWHLAAGRYEFTATKDDRAGTPAEVTAAVGGVEQLDLRLP; encoded by the coding sequence GTGAGACGCGCACACCTCGCGCTGCTGATCGGCGTGCTGGCGCTCGGCGCGTGCGGCGGGGAGAGCCCGACGTCCGACGCCGGCACCCCGCCACCCGTCACCGCGCAGGCCACCGTCACCGGCGTGGTGACGGACTCCGCCGGGCGACCCGTGACCGGTGCGCTGGTGCAGCCGAAGTCGCTCGACGACCCGGCGCACCCGGTGCCGGAACTGGCGGTGCTGTCCGGACCGGACGGCCGTTACGCGTGGCACCTGGCCGCGGGCCGGTACGAGTTCACCGCCACCAAGGACGACCGCGCCGGCACACCGGCCGAAGTGACCGCTGCCGTGGGCGGGGTCGAACAACTCGACCTCCGCCTGCCCTGA
- a CDS encoding DUF2461 domain-containing protein codes for MEFTGFGEHAIDFYDGLVADNSKAYWEDNKHVYQRDVRAPMEALLAAMEPAFGKGKVFRPYRDVRFSKDKTPYKDHCGGVVELGRGGGAHYVQIGTEGLFVAGGSFAMASDQLARYRESVADDVRGRALEKLLAKLDRAGWELRGDKLKRAPRGFDPEHPRIELLKHKRVYVAKVWPPDDVLHEPGCLDRVREAWRQVTPLVDWCADHIGLTEVGFRR; via the coding sequence GTGGAATTCACCGGCTTCGGCGAACACGCCATCGACTTCTACGACGGGCTCGTCGCGGACAACTCCAAGGCGTACTGGGAGGACAACAAGCACGTCTACCAGCGCGATGTGCGTGCGCCCATGGAGGCGTTGCTGGCCGCGATGGAGCCCGCGTTCGGGAAAGGAAAGGTCTTTCGGCCCTATCGCGACGTGCGGTTCAGCAAGGACAAGACGCCCTACAAAGACCACTGCGGCGGCGTGGTCGAACTCGGCCGCGGCGGCGGCGCGCACTACGTGCAGATCGGCACCGAAGGCCTGTTCGTGGCCGGCGGGTCGTTCGCCATGGCCTCCGACCAGCTCGCCCGCTACCGCGAGTCGGTCGCGGACGACGTGCGGGGTCGTGCGCTGGAGAAGCTGCTCGCGAAGCTCGACCGGGCCGGCTGGGAGTTGCGCGGCGACAAGCTCAAGCGCGCCCCGCGCGGCTTCGACCCCGAGCACCCGCGGATCGAGCTGCTCAAGCACAAGCGCGTCTACGTGGCGAAGGTCTGGCCGCCCGACGACGTGCTGCACGAGCCGGGCTGCCTGGACCGCGTCCGCGAGGCCTGGCGGCAGGTGACGCCGCTGGTGGACTGGTGCGCCGACCACATCGGCCTCACCGAGGTCGGCTTCCGCCGCTGA